From Oryzias melastigma strain HK-1 linkage group LG15, ASM292280v2, whole genome shotgun sequence, one genomic window encodes:
- the LOC112161908 gene encoding prosaposin isoform X1: MLLLTLLFISSAVATPLLGTEQCARGPPYWCENVKTASLCGAVAHCQQNVWNKPQMKSVPCDMCKEVLMVVEQLLKDNATEADILKYMEKACELIPDQGLTEQCKEMVDSYYPVLIGIITGELEDPGVVCAAMGLCKSQQASLAKLHAQEQLTSNDIPQVDLSHQVAPFLLNVPGLLYPQNLEEKQEVPQQGGDEVCQDCIKFLTDAQAEAKANSSFINSLIQNIESQCDLLGPGLSDMCKQYVGQYGPVVVQQLMSMEQQPKQICSMAGFCSEEKKSVPMMTLQAAKTVPAAKSIPALKLFPATKVESAPAKGIVRVKESPQCAICEFVMKQVESMLTDQTTEEEVVQAVQKVCYLVPSSLTAQCKDLIETYGQAIIELLVQEVDPKTVCTMLGLCNDPSRAYVVALDRPRFKAGGYCEVCKMAVSYIDGILEKNATEAEIEEAVKKVCSFLPDSYKTECDQLIEQYEPVLVQLLLQMLDPDFVCTKVGACAEAKRKLLGREQCTWGPGFWCKNMETANMCNTVAHCKRHVWV; encoded by the exons ATGCTGCTTTTAACTCTGCTTTTCATCTCCTCAG ctgtAGCTACTCCTCTGTTGGGGACTGAACAGTGTGCGCGTGGCCCCCCCTACTGGTGTGAAAATGTAAAGACGGCCTCTCTGTGTGGAGCTGTGGCTCACTGTCAGCAGAATGTGTGGAACAAGCCTCAAATG AAATCTGTGCCGTGTGACATGTGTAAAGAGGTGCTGATGGTGGTGGAGCAACTGCTGAAGGACAACGCCACCGAG GCAGATATTTTGAAATACATGGAGAAGGCCTGCGAGCTCATCCCGGATCAGGGTCTGACTGAGCAGTGCAAGGAGATGGTGGATAGTTACTACCCTGTCCTGATCGGGATTATCACAGGGGAGCTG GAGGATCCTGGTGTGGTGTGTGCTGCCATGGGACTCTGCAAGTCTCAGCAGGCTTCTTTGGCCAAGCTTCATGCCCAGGAGCAGCTCACGTCTAATGACATTCCCCAGGTTGATCTTTCCCATCAAGTGGCTCCTTTCCTCCTCAACGTTCCCGGGCTGCTGTATCCTCAGAACCTGGAGGAAAAGCAGGAGGTTCCTCAGCAG GGAGGTGACGAAGTGTGCCAGGACTGTATCAAGTTCCTGACTGATGCTCAAGCAGAAGCAAAGGCCAACTCCTCTTTTATCAACTCTCTAATCCAGAACATTGAGAGTCAGTGTGACCTTTTGGGACCAGGCTTGTCTGATATG TGCAAGCAGTACGTCGGACAGTATGGACCGGTTGTTGTTCAGCAGCTCATGTCTATG GAACAG CAACCCAAACAGATTTGTTCCATGGCTGGGTTCTGTTCTGAGGAGAAGAAGTCTGTCCCCATGATGACCCTTCAGGCTGCAAAAACTGTCCCTGCTGCTAAAAGCATCCCCGCACTTAAGCTTTTCCCTGCTACGAAGGTGGAGTCTGCCCCAGCAAAG GGCATAGTTCGTGTGAAGGAGTCTCCACAGTGCGCCATCTGTGAATTTGTGATGAAGCAGGTCGAGTCCATGCTGACGGATCAGACCACAGAG GAGGAGGTAGTCCAGGCAGTGCAGAAGGTCTGTTACCTTGTGCCCTCGTCCCTCACCGCTCAGTGCAAAGACTTGATCGAGACATACGGACAGGCCATCATCGAGCTGCTGGTGCAGGAGGTCGACCCCAAGACTGTCTGCACAATGTTGGGCCTGTGCAACGATCCCAGCCGCGCTTACGTGG TTGCCCTGGACCGGCCCCGCTTCAAGGCTGGCGGCTACTGCGAGGTGTGCAAAATGGCCGTGAGTTACATCGATGGAATCCTGGAGAAGAACGCGACAGAGGCCGAGATTGAAGAGGCTGTGAAGAAGGTCTGCAGCTTTTTGCCAGACTCCTACAAAACTGAG TGTGACCAGTTGATTGAACAGTACGAACCAGTTCTAGTCCAGCTCCTGCTCCAGATGCTTGACCCAGACTTTGTGTGCACG AAAGTGGGAGCTTGTGCTGAAGCTAAACGGAAGTTGCTGGGAAGAGAACAATGTACCTGGGGACCTGGGTTCTGGTGCAAGAACATGGAAACTGCAAATATGTGCAAT actgTGGCTCACTGCAAACGCCATGTGTGGGTATAG
- the LOC112161908 gene encoding prosaposin isoform X2 yields MLLLTLLFISSAVATPLLGTEQCARGPPYWCENVKTASLCGAVAHCQQNVWNKPQMKSVPCDMCKEVLMVVEQLLKDNATEADILKYMEKACELIPDQGLTEQCKEMVDSYYPVLIGIITGELEDPGVVCAAMGLCKSQQASLAKLHAQEQLTSNDIPQVDLSHQVAPFLLNVPGLLYPQNLEEKQEVPQQGGDEVCQDCIKFLTDAQAEAKANSSFINSLIQNIESQCDLLGPGLSDMCKQYVGQYGPVVVQQLMSMQPKQICSMAGFCSEEKKSVPMMTLQAAKTVPAAKSIPALKLFPATKVESAPAKGIVRVKESPQCAICEFVMKQVESMLTDQTTEEEVVQAVQKVCYLVPSSLTAQCKDLIETYGQAIIELLVQEVDPKTVCTMLGLCNDPSRAYVVALDRPRFKAGGYCEVCKMAVSYIDGILEKNATEAEIEEAVKKVCSFLPDSYKTECDQLIEQYEPVLVQLLLQMLDPDFVCTKVGACAEAKRKLLGREQCTWGPGFWCKNMETANMCNTVAHCKRHVWV; encoded by the exons ATGCTGCTTTTAACTCTGCTTTTCATCTCCTCAG ctgtAGCTACTCCTCTGTTGGGGACTGAACAGTGTGCGCGTGGCCCCCCCTACTGGTGTGAAAATGTAAAGACGGCCTCTCTGTGTGGAGCTGTGGCTCACTGTCAGCAGAATGTGTGGAACAAGCCTCAAATG AAATCTGTGCCGTGTGACATGTGTAAAGAGGTGCTGATGGTGGTGGAGCAACTGCTGAAGGACAACGCCACCGAG GCAGATATTTTGAAATACATGGAGAAGGCCTGCGAGCTCATCCCGGATCAGGGTCTGACTGAGCAGTGCAAGGAGATGGTGGATAGTTACTACCCTGTCCTGATCGGGATTATCACAGGGGAGCTG GAGGATCCTGGTGTGGTGTGTGCTGCCATGGGACTCTGCAAGTCTCAGCAGGCTTCTTTGGCCAAGCTTCATGCCCAGGAGCAGCTCACGTCTAATGACATTCCCCAGGTTGATCTTTCCCATCAAGTGGCTCCTTTCCTCCTCAACGTTCCCGGGCTGCTGTATCCTCAGAACCTGGAGGAAAAGCAGGAGGTTCCTCAGCAG GGAGGTGACGAAGTGTGCCAGGACTGTATCAAGTTCCTGACTGATGCTCAAGCAGAAGCAAAGGCCAACTCCTCTTTTATCAACTCTCTAATCCAGAACATTGAGAGTCAGTGTGACCTTTTGGGACCAGGCTTGTCTGATATG TGCAAGCAGTACGTCGGACAGTATGGACCGGTTGTTGTTCAGCAGCTCATGTCTATG CAACCCAAACAGATTTGTTCCATGGCTGGGTTCTGTTCTGAGGAGAAGAAGTCTGTCCCCATGATGACCCTTCAGGCTGCAAAAACTGTCCCTGCTGCTAAAAGCATCCCCGCACTTAAGCTTTTCCCTGCTACGAAGGTGGAGTCTGCCCCAGCAAAG GGCATAGTTCGTGTGAAGGAGTCTCCACAGTGCGCCATCTGTGAATTTGTGATGAAGCAGGTCGAGTCCATGCTGACGGATCAGACCACAGAG GAGGAGGTAGTCCAGGCAGTGCAGAAGGTCTGTTACCTTGTGCCCTCGTCCCTCACCGCTCAGTGCAAAGACTTGATCGAGACATACGGACAGGCCATCATCGAGCTGCTGGTGCAGGAGGTCGACCCCAAGACTGTCTGCACAATGTTGGGCCTGTGCAACGATCCCAGCCGCGCTTACGTGG TTGCCCTGGACCGGCCCCGCTTCAAGGCTGGCGGCTACTGCGAGGTGTGCAAAATGGCCGTGAGTTACATCGATGGAATCCTGGAGAAGAACGCGACAGAGGCCGAGATTGAAGAGGCTGTGAAGAAGGTCTGCAGCTTTTTGCCAGACTCCTACAAAACTGAG TGTGACCAGTTGATTGAACAGTACGAACCAGTTCTAGTCCAGCTCCTGCTCCAGATGCTTGACCCAGACTTTGTGTGCACG AAAGTGGGAGCTTGTGCTGAAGCTAAACGGAAGTTGCTGGGAAGAGAACAATGTACCTGGGGACCTGGGTTCTGGTGCAAGAACATGGAAACTGCAAATATGTGCAAT actgTGGCTCACTGCAAACGCCATGTGTGGGTATAG